GCAAGCACAAATCGCATCGGTACCTCCACTCAGCCCACTACATCCTCACCGAATCGTTCGATCACCTGTTGCCACACTTTACCGCGGAACCGGTTGCCTTCGAGCAACTGGAGCCGTTTCAAGTTATCGAGGTACGGCGACTGGACCAGCACCCGGGCCGCGTCGTTGTCGAGATTGTTGTTACGGAGGTCGAGTTCGGTGATGCGCCGCGCACTCTTATGCCGCGCCAGCGCTTCGACACCGGCGGTCGTGATGACCGGTTGCTGAACCATATCGATCAGGTCGAACGCACCGGGGCCGCTGTGAGAAAGTTCCTCGCGCACGTGCCCGCTGAGCGTCCATCCGGTGATACGCTGGGCCACAGGCAGAGCGAACAGCACCTCGAAATACTCGGGCCGCAACAACACACCAGTAACAAGAGCGTTCGCACCGAACAGCGCGGGCGCGGACCGGACGATTCGCCAGCGACCGCGTCCAGGGTCGGCGAGCACCGCATCAGTAACGACGAACGTCGCGCCCGACAGCCCGAAGCCACGCACCGGTGATCGATCAATCTCGCCAGAGTACACGCACTCGCACGGCGCACCGTCCGGAAACAATCGGACCGACAGTTCCCGCTCGCGCGTGACCAGGCGCCGGACCCGATCGGTCGATTCGTCCCACGGTTTCAGCGCCAGCTCGCACTGCACGCGAATGAACTCGGCCCGATCCTCATCGCCCTGTTCCTGAAGGAAGTCGGCGTACACGAGGCGCGGGGTGTCATCATCGGGCGCGTCAAAAATCGCCCGCAAGAACGCCTCGTGTTGCGACAGCAGGTCCATTACATGAGTCCGGTGCGCTCGTCGAACCCGAACACGCGGTTGAAGTTCTGCACCGCCACCCCGCTCGCGCCGCGAACCAGATTGTCCTCCGCGGCGAGCACCAGCACCTTCCCACGAACCACCTTCACGCACACGTCGAGGAAGTTGGTGCCGGTCGTGTCTTTCGTCGCGGGCGGGTTGGTGCGCACGCGGACGAACGGCTTGTCGGCGAAGTAACTCCGGTACAGTTCCACCAACTCGGCTTCGGTGACGGCCCGCGTCAGTGTCGCGTAGATCGTGCTGAAGATGCCGCGGTCCATTGGCATGAGGTGCGGCGTGAAGATCACCGATACGGGCGCCCCCGCGACGTCGCTCAGCGCTTGCTCGATCTCCGGTGTATGCCGGTGCGTGCCGACCGCATACGCCGTGACGCTCTCGTTGCACTCCGGGAAGTGGAAGCTCAGTTTCGGCGTGCGCCCGCCACCGGACACGCCACTCTTGCTGTCGATCACGATTCCCGTCAGCTCGATCAACTTGTTTGCTACAAGGGGCGCGAGCCCGAGGATCGCGGTTTGCGGGTAGCACCCGGGGTTCGCGACGAGTTTCGCCCCCACGATCTTGTCGCCGTAGACCTCCGGCAGCCCGTACACCGCCTGCGCGAGGTTCTTCTGGTCGTGGTGCGTTTCCTTGTACCACTGCTCGTACACTTTCACGTCGCGCAGGCGGTAATCGGCGCTCAAATCGATCACCCGCATCCCGCGTTCGAGCAGCGGCGGAATGCTCTCCATACTGGTACCGTGCGGCAGGCACCCAAAGACAACTTGTGTCCCCTTCGATTTCAGCGCATCAGGATCGAACGGTTCGCACCGCAGATCGAGCCGGCCCAACAGACTCGGGTGCAGGTCCGCGATGTGCTCGGACTGGCGCGACGTGATCGCCACGATCTCCGCGCCCGGGTGCCGCAGCAACAGCTTGATGAGTTCCACCGCCGTGTAACCGGACCCACCGAGAATCGCGACCTTCACCTTGTCCATTGCTTCCTCGGAATGCGACACGAAGCCCCACGTTCGTAGTATATCGGCGATACAAAGGCGCAGTACACCGAAGCACCGGGCCGGCGGCGAAAGATAGTTTTCTGCCTTCTCTCCAGAGGGCAAAAGCCCTGTGAACTCATTGCGCCTCGTAAGCACACGGAACCCGCGATGCCCGAACCCATGACAATCACCGAGGCGGCCGAGTTCATCCGAAAAGGGGAACTCACGCCCTCGGCGCTTCTCGACCTGTGTCTGACGCGCATCGACCGATACGAAGAGCGCGTGAAAGCGTGGGCCTATCTCGACCGCGACGGCGCACGCGAACAAGCCGCGCGTCTCACGGCCGAACTCAAGCAGAACGATTACCGCGGACCGCTGCACGGCATCCCGATCGGCATCAAGGACATTATCGACGTGTTCGACATGCCGACCGCGTGCGGCTCGAAGCGCTGGGCGAACAGCTTCGCCCGACGCGACGCGACCTGCGTGGAGCGACTGCGACAGGCGGGCGCAATCATCGTCGGAAAAACGCTCACAACGGCATACGCGAGCTTCGACCCGCCCCCCACGCGCAACCCGTGGAACCTCGACCGCACCCCCGGCGGCAGTTCGAGCGGCTCGGCCGCGGCGGTCGCGTGCGGAATGTGCTTGGGAGCACTCGCAACGCAAACGGGCGGCTCGATTACCCGGCCCGCGAGCTACTGCGGCGTGTACAGTCTGAAGCCGACTCACGG
This region of Gemmata massiliana genomic DNA includes:
- a CDS encoding TIGR02996 domain-containing protein, coding for MDLLSQHEAFLRAIFDAPDDDTPRLVYADFLQEQGDEDRAEFIRVQCELALKPWDESTDRVRRLVTRERELSVRLFPDGAPCECVYSGEIDRSPVRGFGLSGATFVVTDAVLADPGRGRWRIVRSAPALFGANALVTGVLLRPEYFEVLFALPVAQRITGWTLSGHVREELSHSGPGAFDLIDMVQQPVITTAGVEALARHKSARRITELDLRNNNLDNDAARVLVQSPYLDNLKRLQLLEGNRFRGKVWQQVIERFGEDVVG
- the argC gene encoding N-acetyl-gamma-glutamyl-phosphate reductase, translated to MDKVKVAILGGSGYTAVELIKLLLRHPGAEIVAITSRQSEHIADLHPSLLGRLDLRCEPFDPDALKSKGTQVVFGCLPHGTSMESIPPLLERGMRVIDLSADYRLRDVKVYEQWYKETHHDQKNLAQAVYGLPEVYGDKIVGAKLVANPGCYPQTAILGLAPLVANKLIELTGIVIDSKSGVSGGGRTPKLSFHFPECNESVTAYAVGTHRHTPEIEQALSDVAGAPVSVIFTPHLMPMDRGIFSTIYATLTRAVTEAELVELYRSYFADKPFVRVRTNPPATKDTTGTNFLDVCVKVVRGKVLVLAAEDNLVRGASGVAVQNFNRVFGFDERTGLM